A portion of the Fusibacter sp. A1 genome contains these proteins:
- a CDS encoding MOSC domain-containing protein: protein MVGKVLAISISETKGVPKNSIPEAKFIADFGIEGDAHAGKWHRQVSLLANESVDKMREKGVQGLCTGKFAENITTEGLNLWTIPVGSKLYIGETVHEVSQIGKECHHGCAIKQQVGECVMPKEGIFTKVLVGGVVKVGDEIKVEILDGRVIL from the coding sequence ATGGTCGGAAAAGTATTGGCAATAAGCATTAGTGAAACCAAAGGGGTGCCTAAAAACTCCATACCAGAAGCAAAGTTTATCGCTGATTTTGGCATCGAAGGGGATGCACATGCAGGTAAGTGGCATCGTCAAGTCAGCCTTTTGGCAAATGAGAGTGTTGATAAAATGCGTGAAAAAGGTGTTCAGGGCTTGTGCACAGGTAAATTTGCAGAAAACATTACAACAGAAGGTTTAAACCTTTGGACAATCCCAGTGGGCAGCAAGTTGTATATCGGTGAGACCGTACACGAGGTGAGTCAAATTGGTAAGGAATGTCACCACGGCTGTGCGATTAAGCAACAGGTTGGAGAATGTGTTATGCCTAAAGAAGGCATATTTACAAAAGTCTTGGTAGGAGGTGTTGTCAAGGTAGGTGATGAAATTAAGGTAGAAATTTTGGATGGAAGGGTGATTTTATGA
- a CDS encoding DUF2200 domain-containing protein, with the protein MAKYNIYKASFASVYPLYIAKAERKGRTKSEVDEIIRWLTGYSQEEIERHIEMATDFEHFFEEATAFNPMSHLITGVVCKVRVEDVEEPLMQKIRYLDKLIDELAKGKAMDKILRK; encoded by the coding sequence ATGGCAAAATACAATATTTATAAAGCCAGTTTTGCGAGTGTGTATCCACTGTATATAGCAAAGGCAGAACGGAAGGGACGAACAAAATCTGAGGTGGATGAAATCATCCGTTGGTTAACGGGTTACAGCCAGGAGGAAATTGAGAGACATATCGAAATGGCAACGGATTTTGAACATTTCTTCGAGGAAGCAACAGCGTTCAATCCAATGAGTCATTTGATAACAGGTGTCGTTTGTAAAGTGAGAGTGGAAGATGTGGAAGAACCCCTCATGCAAAAAATTAGGTACTTAGACAAATTGATTGATGAACTGGCTAAAGGCAAAGCCATGGATAAAATATTAAGGAAATAG
- a CDS encoding helix-turn-helix transcriptional regulator, translating to MAKMNIQISNKIRQLRFNRGEMTQQELAKKVGASRQTINNVESGKYCPSLELAFLIAEALDSSIEDVFAHEKDEVEK from the coding sequence ATGGCTAAAATGAATATCCAAATCAGTAATAAGATCAGGCAATTGCGTTTCAATCGTGGAGAGATGACGCAACAGGAATTAGCCAAGAAAGTGGGTGCTTCAAGACAGACCATTAACAATGTTGAAAGTGGCAAATACTGCCCTTCCTTGGAGTTGGCATTTTTAATCGCTGAAGCACTGGATTCAAGTATAGAAGATGTTTTTGCTCATGAGAAAGATGAGGTGGAAAAATGA
- a CDS encoding molybdenum cofactor biosynthesis protein B, with product MRTVGIIVASDQGSKGLRVDESGELIRKMLEAQGYQVLKQIIVSDDLPELKAAMMEMADDLKCHLILTTGGTGFSKRDNTPEATLQIIERACPGVVEAMRWISFQKTPKAMLSRAVAGIRGDSIIINLPGSPKAVKECLEVILEPIAHGIDILIGDARECASK from the coding sequence ATGAGAACAGTAGGCATCATCGTCGCCAGCGATCAAGGTTCAAAGGGGCTAAGAGTAGACGAGAGTGGAGAACTGATAAGAAAAATGCTTGAAGCACAAGGCTATCAAGTCCTAAAACAGATCATTGTATCAGATGACCTTCCTGAACTCAAGGCTGCTATGATGGAAATGGCAGATGATTTAAAGTGTCATTTGATACTGACCACAGGGGGCACAGGCTTTTCTAAAAGAGACAATACGCCTGAAGCAACGCTTCAGATCATCGAACGCGCTTGTCCGGGAGTCGTTGAAGCCATGCGGTGGATCAGTTTTCAGAAAACACCCAAAGCCATGCTCAGCAGAGCGGTCGCAGGGATTCGTGGGGACTCAATCATCATCAATTTACCAGGAAGTCCAAAAGCAGTAAAAGAATGTTTGGAGGTGATTTTAGAGCCTATAGCTCATGGCATTGATATTTTAATCGGAGATGCCAGAGAATGTGCAAGTAAATAA
- a CDS encoding SDR family NAD(P)-dependent oxidoreductase, with product MKVLVTGGTHGMGKGVAKMLASLDRQEHEVIILCRSSELGEATIREFEADTKNVKTAYVLCDLASLDDVKRAILEIQSKHTYLDGIFINAGIGYAAKRVETVDGMDSHFQVNYLSQFMLTLNLLSLLEKSEQGARVVFNATETGELFWDDLQMKNKWDFESAIHQAMVAKRMFLLKLDRLYQNKTDTKVAFLGFQIHETVWTNQINLIPKFMKIMATLMNKLGKFITIEKCGEVIAPLFCEDKDASREKSGKFITWKKDKFVTIAEDEAVLNQELQDRLWEISLKLCDDECTNQIAKSLSA from the coding sequence ATGAAAGTATTAGTAACTGGTGGAACACATGGCATGGGAAAAGGTGTCGCTAAAATGCTGGCATCGCTTGATCGTCAAGAACATGAGGTCATTATACTCTGCAGATCTAGTGAACTGGGTGAAGCGACGATCAGGGAATTTGAAGCGGATACGAAGAACGTGAAGACAGCCTATGTTTTATGCGATTTAGCAAGTCTTGATGATGTCAAGAGAGCGATTTTAGAAATTCAAAGTAAACATACTTATCTGGATGGGATCTTCATTAACGCGGGGATAGGCTATGCTGCGAAAAGAGTGGAAACAGTTGATGGCATGGATTCGCATTTTCAAGTCAATTATCTGTCACAGTTTATGTTAACTTTAAATCTTCTGAGCCTGCTTGAAAAATCAGAACAGGGGGCTAGAGTTGTATTTAATGCAACTGAAACGGGAGAACTATTCTGGGATGATCTGCAGATGAAGAATAAATGGGACTTTGAATCTGCAATCCATCAAGCTATGGTGGCAAAACGCATGTTTCTACTTAAACTGGATAGATTATATCAAAATAAAACGGATACAAAAGTAGCCTTCCTTGGTTTTCAAATTCATGAAACCGTGTGGACCAACCAAATCAATCTCATTCCCAAATTCATGAAAATAATGGCTACGCTTATGAACAAACTTGGAAAATTCATCACGATAGAAAAATGTGGAGAGGTAATTGCACCCTTGTTCTGTGAGGATAAGGACGCAAGTCGTGAAAAGTCAGGCAAATTTATAACTTGGAAAAAGGACAAGTTCGTGACTATAGCAGAAGATGAGGCTGTGTTAAATCAAGAACTCCAAGACCGATTATGGGAGATCAGCCTGAAACTGTGTGATGATGAATGCACAAATCAGATCGCTAAGTCCCTTTCGGCATAG
- a CDS encoding GNAT family N-acetyltransferase, whose protein sequence is MEKIINTDLSKCTTILYDDSPSYSGIVAGECTGDVWVDHIENPTLALVYSFAVGGFSIMGEPDDVSVYDDFVRFLRETLFVELKSKGMNYFEFSVESKRTEEKLLRLFANENINQEDEYFYRSSRPYDHHKMTPYNIIQIDSDFITALQTGKYENAKFLSERLLESWATYEQFLMKSIGYVATHENYIAALIVGTARYKKVVPIDIETDESHRQKGLALVLTQHFVNMCVEKGLVAQWDCVESNIASRRTVEKAGFKFIKKKPVYWFEI, encoded by the coding sequence ATGGAAAAAATAATAAATACGGATTTAAGTAAATGTACAACTATTCTATACGACGATAGTCCGAGTTATTCTGGAATTGTTGCAGGTGAATGTACAGGTGATGTGTGGGTTGACCATATTGAAAACCCAACATTGGCTTTAGTGTATTCATTCGCAGTCGGAGGCTTTTCGATTATGGGTGAACCTGATGATGTTTCAGTATACGATGACTTTGTAAGATTTCTAAGAGAAACATTATTTGTAGAATTAAAGAGTAAAGGCATGAACTACTTTGAGTTTTCTGTGGAAAGCAAGAGGACGGAAGAAAAACTCTTAAGACTGTTTGCAAATGAAAATATCAATCAGGAAGATGAATATTTTTATAGAAGTTCACGCCCTTATGATCACCATAAAATGACCCCTTATAACATTATTCAAATAGACTCCGATTTTATAACAGCCTTACAAACTGGTAAGTATGAAAACGCTAAATTTTTAAGCGAAAGATTGTTAGAATCATGGGCCACCTATGAACAATTTTTGATGAAAAGTATCGGCTATGTTGCGACGCATGAAAATTATATAGCAGCCTTAATAGTTGGTACAGCCAGATATAAAAAGGTAGTCCCTATTGATATCGAAACAGACGAAAGCCATCGACAGAAAGGATTAGCCTTAGTATTGACACAACATTTCGTGAATATGTGTGTGGAGAAAGGCCTTGTTGCACAATGGGATTGTGTTGAATCCAACATAGCATCTAGGCGTACAGTTGAGAAAGCCGGATTCAAATTTATTAAGAAGAAGCCTGTTTACTGGTTTGAAATATAA
- a CDS encoding MoaD/ThiS family protein, which translates to MKITVKLFATLRENREKIMTMDVKEGTTPLEISQLIEIPHEDIAIIMINGRSCELNTPLKEEDVLALFPPVGGG; encoded by the coding sequence ATGAAAATAACCGTTAAGCTTTTTGCTACGTTAAGAGAAAATAGAGAAAAGATCATGACCATGGACGTGAAAGAGGGAACAACCCCGCTTGAAATCAGTCAATTAATTGAAATTCCACATGAGGATATTGCGATTATTATGATTAATGGTCGTAGCTGTGAATTGAACACGCCTTTAAAAGAAGAGGATGTCTTGGCACTTTTTCCGCCAGTGGGTGGGGGTTGA
- a CDS encoding class I SAM-dependent methyltransferase has product MDYKQMKETKFVENQYSNAQNLELRKDFHRKYSTNREGLGKWLVRQYKFSPGMKILELGSGKGDLWTEVLDELINKKCQLVLSDLSSGMVDIMSEIYKNKPIEVKAIDIQSIPFEDDTFDVVIANAMLYHVPDLNKALGEVARVLKPSGCFYASTFGQKGISQFIDESLQTLELSSKRCSEINFTLQSGKNSLSNHFSYVDIREYHDGLEVSDTKDLIAYILSMTSMMDSVITSQENINKMTDYFNGLKNEFGILAIAKEYGSFVCKK; this is encoded by the coding sequence ATGGATTACAAGCAAATGAAGGAAACTAAGTTCGTAGAAAATCAATATTCTAATGCTCAAAATTTAGAGCTTAGAAAAGACTTTCATAGAAAATACAGTACAAATAGAGAAGGTTTAGGAAAATGGCTTGTTAGACAGTATAAGTTTAGCCCAGGCATGAAAATACTGGAACTGGGCAGCGGTAAGGGAGACTTATGGACTGAGGTTCTTGATGAGCTAATTAACAAGAAGTGTCAACTTGTACTTTCTGATTTGTCTTCAGGCATGGTTGATATTATGTCTGAAATATATAAAAATAAGCCAATTGAGGTCAAAGCAATTGATATACAATCAATCCCCTTTGAAGATGACACCTTTGATGTAGTAATAGCTAATGCAATGCTTTACCATGTTCCTGATCTAAACAAGGCTTTAGGTGAGGTAGCCAGAGTCTTAAAGCCAAGTGGTTGTTTTTATGCATCTACTTTTGGTCAAAAGGGTATTAGCCAGTTTATTGATGAGAGTCTTCAAACACTAGAACTCAGTAGTAAAAGATGTAGTGAAATCAACTTTACTCTGCAAAGTGGTAAAAATAGTTTAAGTAATCATTTTAGCTATGTTGATATAAGGGAATATCATGATGGTCTTGAAGTAAGTGATACCAAGGACCTTATTGCCTATATTCTCTCTATGACATCGATGATGGACAGTGTCATTACTAGTCAGGAAAACATCAATAAAATGACGGATTATTTTAATGGACTTAAAAACGAGTTTGGTATATTGGCGATAGCTAAGGAGTATGGTAGCTTTGTTTGTAAAAAGTAG
- a CDS encoding MoaD/ThiS family protein yields the protein MEKSSTALEIRGFLQLDAYLKKKFGKTPVYLEIEAPLSGLELSKQLEIDRDDIEVIFVNGFVQEVDYILNPGDRVAFLPPGCPGPYRIALGFYGKNQGNEANFKIKNK from the coding sequence ATGGAAAAATCAAGCACTGCACTGGAAATCAGAGGCTTCTTACAACTGGATGCTTATTTGAAAAAAAAATTTGGCAAGACACCGGTTTATCTGGAAATTGAGGCACCTTTAAGCGGCCTTGAACTTTCTAAACAACTTGAAATTGATCGAGACGATATTGAAGTCATCTTTGTTAACGGTTTTGTACAGGAAGTTGATTATATACTTAATCCTGGAGACCGTGTTGCTTTTTTACCACCGGGATGCCCTGGACCCTATAGAATCGCACTTGGCTTTTACGGTAAAAACCAAGGCAATGAGGCCAATTTCAAAATAAAAAATAAATGA
- a CDS encoding aldehyde ferredoxin oxidoreductase C-terminal domain-containing protein, whose protein sequence is MQKFIRINMTTLQSTITEVPEKYVGLGGRALTSSFVNDEVIPTCHALGKNNKIIFAPGLLSGTSAPNSGRMSVGAKSPLTGTIKESNTGGSSSQMLAKLGIKAFVIEGKPDNTTFYVIKLDINGVTIEEAPAEILGGCGNYEAIRILGEKYGKHVGIALAGPAGEYRMPAANISFKDPEGNIRSAGRGGLGAVLGSKNVKAIVIDETGAGAVPIADPEAFRAASKVFSKAILDHPVAGTGLALYGTDVLVNILNEAGGLPARNFTAGRIEHNDNISGETLNATITERGGEGKVSHGCHKGCIIRCSQWYPDKQGKYITSGFEYETIWGLGADAGIEDLDAIAYIDRAMDDVGIDSIETAVAVATAMDGGLIPWGDGKAVLQIVEDMAKPTPLARIIAGGAAVVGKVCGLYRTPVVKDQAIPAYDPRAIKGIGLTYATTTMGADHTAGYCISGNILKIGGFIDPLKKEGQIEYARAMQIGTAAIDSTGMCLFVYFGVADNPGGYQALIDMINAQYGIQLTSDDVDELGKTVLRIERDFNKRAGFTNAHDRLPEFMEYEPIAPHNVVWDFTPEEIDEVMKF, encoded by the coding sequence ATGCAAAAATTTATACGCATCAACATGACAACTTTACAATCTACAATCACTGAAGTACCTGAAAAGTATGTTGGTTTAGGTGGTAGAGCACTTACATCGAGCTTCGTAAATGATGAAGTCATTCCTACTTGCCATGCACTTGGAAAAAACAACAAGATTATCTTTGCACCCGGTTTATTAAGCGGCACATCGGCTCCGAACTCAGGCCGTATGTCAGTTGGTGCGAAAAGTCCTTTGACAGGTACAATCAAAGAATCAAACACGGGTGGCTCTTCTTCACAAATGCTGGCTAAGTTGGGGATCAAGGCATTTGTAATCGAAGGAAAACCAGATAATACAACATTCTATGTGATCAAATTAGACATAAATGGCGTTACGATTGAAGAAGCTCCAGCTGAAATTCTTGGTGGATGCGGCAACTACGAAGCCATCAGAATTTTGGGTGAAAAATACGGCAAACATGTTGGTATCGCTTTAGCGGGTCCAGCAGGTGAATACAGAATGCCAGCTGCAAATATTTCCTTTAAAGATCCAGAAGGCAATATCAGAAGTGCAGGTAGAGGTGGTTTAGGTGCAGTATTGGGTTCTAAAAACGTCAAGGCCATCGTAATAGATGAAACAGGTGCTGGTGCGGTTCCGATCGCAGATCCTGAAGCTTTTAGAGCAGCGTCAAAAGTTTTCTCGAAAGCAATTTTAGACCATCCAGTAGCAGGTACAGGTTTGGCATTATACGGTACGGACGTATTGGTAAATATTCTTAATGAAGCTGGTGGCTTGCCTGCTAGAAACTTTACTGCTGGTAGAATTGAACACAATGACAACATCTCTGGTGAAACACTGAATGCGACAATTACTGAACGTGGTGGCGAGGGCAAGGTATCTCATGGTTGCCATAAAGGCTGTATCATCCGTTGTTCGCAGTGGTATCCAGACAAACAAGGTAAGTACATCACAAGTGGTTTTGAATACGAAACCATTTGGGGTCTAGGCGCAGACGCGGGTATAGAGGACCTCGATGCCATCGCATATATTGACCGTGCAATGGACGATGTGGGAATTGACAGTATCGAAACTGCAGTTGCTGTAGCGACAGCTATGGATGGTGGATTGATTCCTTGGGGCGATGGCAAAGCGGTTTTACAAATCGTTGAAGATATGGCGAAACCGACGCCTCTAGCTAGAATCATCGCTGGTGGTGCTGCAGTAGTTGGTAAAGTTTGCGGATTATACAGAACACCTGTCGTTAAAGATCAAGCGATTCCAGCGTACGACCCACGTGCGATCAAGGGAATTGGCTTAACTTATGCAACAACAACCATGGGTGCAGACCATACAGCAGGCTATTGTATCTCTGGAAACATCCTTAAAATCGGTGGTTTTATTGATCCTCTTAAAAAAGAAGGTCAGATTGAATATGCGAGAGCGATGCAAATAGGAACAGCAGCAATAGACAGTACGGGTATGTGCTTGTTCGTATACTTCGGTGTCGCAGATAATCCAGGTGGTTACCAAGCGTTAATTGACATGATCAATGCGCAATACGGCATCCAATTAACTTCTGATGATGTGGATGAACTCGGTAAAACCGTTCTTCGCATCGAAAGAGATTTCAACAAACGCGCTGGATTTACAAACGCTCATGACAGATTGCCAGAGTTTATGGAATATGAACCAATTGCACCACATAACGTCGTTTGGGATTTCACGCCTGAAGAAATCGATGAGGTTATGAAGTTTTAA
- the moaC gene encoding cyclic pyranopterin monophosphate synthase MoaC, whose product MPLTHINEAGYAKMVSVDEKTDSLRTAIATGEIVVSEETFRRVKNGGVKKGDVITVAQIAGIMGAKRTSDIIPMCHPLNLTGADLSFDLIEAENTIRITATVKVMGKTGVEMEALTAVSVAALTIYDMCKAIDKDMVIQNIYLKEKIGGKSGHYIKNK is encoded by the coding sequence ATGCCCTTAACACACATCAATGAAGCGGGTTATGCTAAGATGGTCTCTGTCGATGAAAAAACAGATTCACTTAGAACTGCCATAGCCACAGGTGAAATCGTCGTTTCTGAGGAGACCTTTAGAAGGGTTAAAAATGGCGGTGTCAAAAAAGGCGATGTGATCACAGTCGCACAGATAGCTGGAATTATGGGCGCTAAGAGGACCAGTGATATCATCCCCATGTGTCACCCCTTAAACCTCACGGGTGCGGATCTAAGCTTTGATTTGATCGAGGCGGAGAATACAATCCGCATAACTGCCACAGTAAAAGTAATGGGGAAAACAGGGGTAGAGATGGAAGCGCTGACAGCAGTTTCTGTTGCAGCACTTACGATTTATGACATGTGTAAGGCCATAGATAAGGACATGGTGATTCAAAATATTTACTTAAAGGAAAAAATAGGTGGAAAAAGCGGCCACTATATAAAAAACAAATAG
- the moaA gene encoding GTP 3',8-cyclase MoaA, with protein sequence MQDSFGRKMEYLRLSVTDRCNLRCQYCMPESGCEKRAHDSILRNEDFIKLVESMADMGVEKVRLTGGEPLVRKGLASMIKGIRDIKGIEEVTLTTNGLLLEDQLDDLKASGLSRLNISLDSLNPETYRRLTRGGDLASVLRGIDKALKLDLKPIKINVVLIKGENDHEFDDFLNAFDPSIEIRFIELMPIGEAASWNKEKFINLNTFISEREDLIPIAQHGNGGPCRYYKHLPTGRTVGMINPISDHFCDQCNRLRITSDGILKTCLHDRSEINLRPYLNQPEDLKQIILNAVAAKPESHQLNQTNSVPIRRNMYTIGG encoded by the coding sequence ATGCAAGACAGTTTTGGTCGTAAAATGGAATATTTACGTCTGTCGGTTACGGATCGCTGCAACCTCCGGTGTCAGTATTGTATGCCAGAATCAGGTTGTGAAAAACGCGCTCATGATAGTATACTGAGAAATGAGGACTTTATAAAACTCGTTGAAAGCATGGCAGATATGGGCGTAGAAAAAGTCAGACTGACTGGCGGTGAACCCTTGGTCAGAAAGGGTCTAGCTTCCATGATTAAAGGCATTCGTGATATTAAAGGCATAGAGGAAGTCACCTTGACTACCAACGGGCTTTTGCTTGAAGACCAACTTGATGATTTGAAAGCGTCAGGCCTTTCAAGACTCAACATCAGCCTAGATTCTTTAAATCCGGAGACCTATCGGCGCTTGACCCGCGGTGGAGATTTAGCCTCTGTTTTGAGAGGGATAGATAAAGCTTTAAAACTTGATTTGAAACCTATAAAGATCAATGTTGTCCTCATCAAAGGTGAAAACGATCATGAGTTTGATGATTTTTTAAATGCCTTTGATCCATCCATTGAGATCCGATTTATTGAATTGATGCCAATTGGCGAAGCGGCTTCTTGGAACAAGGAAAAATTCATCAACCTCAACACCTTTATTTCCGAAAGGGAGGATTTAATACCCATCGCACAACATGGCAATGGTGGACCTTGCAGATACTATAAACACTTGCCAACGGGCAGGACGGTGGGGATGATCAATCCCATATCTGATCATTTTTGTGATCAGTGCAACCGATTAAGAATCACCTCGGACGGCATACTCAAGACCTGCCTTCATGATCGTTCTGAGATCAATTTAAGACCTTACTTGAATCAACCAGAAGACTTGAAACAAATCATTTTAAATGCGGTTGCAGCCAAACCAGAATCTCACCAATTAAATCAGACAAATTCTGTGCCGATTCGCAGAAATATGTACACCATAGGAGGTTAG